In one window of Lampris incognitus isolate fLamInc1 chromosome 3, fLamInc1.hap2, whole genome shotgun sequence DNA:
- the mllt1a gene encoding protein ENL, with protein MENQCTVQVKLELGHRAQLRKKVTSEGFTHDWMVFVRGPETGDIQHFVDKVVFRLHESFPKPKRVCKEPPYKVEESGYAGFLMPIEVYFKNKEEPKKVFFNYDLFLNLEGNPPVNHLRCEKLTFNNPTKEFRRKLVKAGGVMVVPEGAEAMSRPSPDYPMLPTIPLSAFSDPKKTKTSHVSKEPSKEGSGGSSKGPKPHKLTKEHRERPRKDSESKATSKGDSDRDGGGKSGRDPSSSSSSSSKKPAEIKVKEEGKVLPKAAFKEPKLTLKEAKMESMSPKGGGGGGGGGGGGPTDSKAPGKRPSTVESPKPSAKKQKKGSSEGLKGAAGGSFTGTSPRISSSSAASQPYAEKKPPKEKGRWVKGKTDTQELKEPKKLPESDDSNSEDEASSKSEQSVPSSPSNSSSSSDSSSDSDFEPGQKQGQGPLRSMVEEIQSEESDDNDSSSEEETPVKTNPPNRDSRLSLDSESDSSDGSHRPSRDPAPPLQKHSSSNNKAYTEELVDLHRRLMALRERNVLQQIVNLIEETGHFNVTNTTFDFDLFSLDESTVRKLQSYLEATAT; from the exons ATGGAGAACCAG TGCACAGTTCAGGTGAAGCTAGAGTTGGGTCATAGAGCCCAGCTGAGGAAGAAGGTGACATCAGAGGGCTTTACCCACGACTGGATGGTTTTTGTCCGAGGGCCAGAGACCGGCGACATCCAGCACTTTGTAGATAAGGTCGTCTTCCGTCTGCATGAGAGCTTCCCCAAGCCCAAGAGAG TATGTAAGGAGCCACCGTACAAAGTAGAGGAATCAGGCTACGCAGGCTTCCTGATGCCTATTGAAGTCTACTTCAAGAACAAG gaGGAGCCAAAGAAGGTATTCTTCAACTACGACTTGTTCCTTAACTTGGAGGGAAACCCCCCTGTAAACCACCTGCGCTGTGAGAAGCTCACCTTCAACAACCCCACCAAAGAGTTCAGGAGGAAACTGGTCAAGGCTGGAGGG GTAATGGTGGTTCCAGAGGGGGCTGAAGCCATGTCAAGGCCTAGTCCAGACTATCCCATGCTCCCTACCATTCCCCTCTCTGCCTTCTCTGACCCTAAGAAGACAAAGACCTCACACGTGTCAAAG GAGCCCAGTAAAGAGGGCAGTGGTGGAAGTAGCAAAGGACCAAAACCCCACAAGTTGACCAAGGAGCACCGCGAACGGCCCCGCAAAGACTCTGAGAGTAAGGCCACCTCCAAAGGGGACAGCGATCGCGACGGAGGCGGCAAGAGTGGACGCGatccttcttcctcctcctcatcctcatctaAGAAGCCGGCGGAGATCAAAGTGAAAGAGGAGGGCAAGGTCCTGCCCAAGGCCGCTTTCAAGGAGCCTAAACTCACCCTGAAGGAGGCCAAGATGGAAAGCATGTCCCCAAAAGGAGGGGgcggtgggggaggaggaggaggtggggggcctACAGATTCTAAAGCCCCGGGGAAGCGGCCCTCCACGGTGGAGTCTCCCAAGCCCAGCGCAAAGAAGCAGAAGAAGGGCAGCTCAGAGGGGCTGAAGGGGGCAGCTGGCGGGAGCTTCACAGGAACCTCTCCCCGCATCTCCTCCTCGTCTGCAGCCAGCCAGCCGTACGCCGAGAAGAAACCTCCCAAGGAGAAAGGGCGTTGGGTCAAAGGCAAGACTGACACACAAGAGCTAAAGGAGCCCAAAAAACTTCCAGAGTCAGATGACTCAAATTCAGAAGATGAAGCCTCCTCCAAATCAGAG CAGTCAGTTCCTTCCAGTCCATCCAACTCCAGCTCCAGCTCAGACTCCAGTTCTGACTCCGACTTCGAGCCGGGACAGAAACAAGGACAAG GTCCCCTGCGTTCCATGGTTGAGGAGATCCAGTCAGAGGAGTCAGATGACAATGACAGCAGCTCAGAGGAGGAGACGCCGGTCAAGACCAATCCCCCCAACCGGGACTCCAG GCTCAGCCTAGACAGCGAGAGTGACAGCAGTGACGGCTCACACCGCCCCAGTCGAGACCCCGCCCCGCCCCTGCAGAAGCACAGCTCCTCCAATAACAAG GCCTACACAGAGGAGTTGGTGGACCTCCATCGTAGACTGATGGCTCTTAGAGAACGCAATGTTttacagcag attGTCAACCTGATCGAGGAGACGGGCCACTTCAACGTGACCAACACCACCTTTGACTTTGACCTCTTTTCATTGGATGAGTCCACCGTCCGCAAACTACAGAGCTACCTGGAAGCCACGGCCACGTGA